A single region of the Paraburkholderia megapolitana genome encodes:
- a CDS encoding glycoside hydrolase family 15 protein — protein sequence MPSPIEDYALVGDGHTAALISRTGSVDWLCWPRFDSGACFAALLGNEDNGRWLLSPISDEPPVITRRYRGETLILETDFETAEGEVTVIDFMPPGNGWSELVRIVVGRRGTVRMQMELVLRFDYGFSIPWVSRLPNDSGVQAIVGPDTAVLRTPVELRGENMRTMAEFTVTAGERVPFSLAYAASHLRVPPARDPHTSLARTENHWLEWSARSTIEGRWAEPIRRSLITLKALAYEPTGGIVAAPTTSLPEQLGGTRNWDYRYCWLRDATITLLAMMRGGYYDEARAWRTWLGRVMAGSPEQLQIMYGIGGERRLPEVELDWLAGYEGAKPVRIGNNAVGQLQLDVYGEVMNALHLARVGGLQADETAWTVQCTMLKHLETIWTEPDEGIWETRGGRQHFTFSKVMAWVAFDRAIQSAETFNLPAPLEHWHEMRERIHAEVCEKSWNPKLNAFTQVYGGDDLDASTLLIPLLGFLPPSDPRIAGTVAAIEKTLMHDGFVMRYRTTEFDDGLPPGEGTFLACSFWMVDNLALQGRVAEAHEMYERLLALANDVGLLAEEYDPAARRLVGNFPQAFSHVALVHTGLNLMKHEQEMAKATGQPAHDGQPAGLTPSASAPGQDQSQTSV from the coding sequence ATGCCCTCACCCATCGAAGATTACGCACTCGTCGGCGACGGCCACACGGCCGCGCTGATTTCCCGCACCGGTTCCGTCGACTGGCTTTGCTGGCCGCGTTTCGACTCCGGTGCGTGCTTCGCCGCGCTGCTCGGCAACGAAGACAACGGCCGCTGGTTGCTCTCTCCCATCAGCGACGAGCCCCCCGTCATCACGCGGCGCTATCGCGGCGAGACGCTGATCCTTGAAACCGATTTCGAAACGGCCGAAGGCGAGGTCACTGTGATCGACTTCATGCCGCCCGGCAACGGCTGGTCGGAACTCGTGCGTATCGTTGTCGGCCGGCGCGGTACCGTGCGCATGCAGATGGAACTCGTGCTGCGCTTCGATTACGGCTTCTCGATACCGTGGGTCAGCCGCCTCCCGAACGACAGCGGCGTGCAGGCGATCGTCGGGCCCGATACCGCGGTGCTGCGCACACCGGTCGAACTGCGCGGCGAGAATATGCGCACGATGGCCGAGTTCACCGTCACGGCCGGCGAGCGCGTGCCGTTCTCGCTCGCCTACGCGGCGTCGCATCTGCGCGTGCCGCCCGCGCGCGACCCGCACACTTCGCTCGCGCGCACCGAAAACCACTGGCTCGAATGGTCGGCGCGCAGCACGATCGAAGGCCGCTGGGCCGAGCCGATCCGCCGCTCGTTGATTACGCTGAAAGCACTTGCGTACGAACCGACCGGCGGCATCGTCGCCGCGCCGACCACCTCGCTGCCCGAACAGCTCGGCGGCACACGTAACTGGGACTATCGCTACTGCTGGCTGCGCGACGCGACGATCACGCTACTCGCGATGATGCGCGGCGGCTACTACGACGAAGCGCGTGCCTGGCGCACGTGGCTCGGCCGCGTGATGGCCGGCTCGCCCGAGCAGTTGCAGATCATGTATGGCATTGGCGGTGAGCGCCGCTTGCCGGAGGTCGAGCTCGACTGGCTGGCGGGTTATGAAGGCGCGAAGCCGGTGCGCATCGGCAACAACGCGGTCGGCCAGTTGCAACTCGACGTTTATGGCGAAGTGATGAATGCCCTGCACCTCGCGCGCGTGGGCGGCCTGCAAGCCGACGAAACTGCCTGGACCGTGCAGTGCACGATGCTCAAGCATCTCGAGACGATCTGGACGGAGCCCGACGAAGGCATCTGGGAAACGCGCGGCGGACGCCAGCACTTCACGTTCTCGAAAGTCATGGCGTGGGTCGCCTTTGATCGCGCGATCCAGTCGGCCGAAACTTTCAATCTGCCTGCGCCGCTCGAACACTGGCACGAGATGCGCGAGCGGATTCACGCCGAGGTGTGCGAGAAAAGCTGGAATCCGAAGCTGAATGCATTCACCCAGGTGTACGGCGGCGACGATCTCGACGCGAGCACGCTGCTGATCCCGCTTCTCGGCTTCCTGCCGCCATCCGATCCGCGCATCGCGGGCACGGTCGCGGCCATCGAGAAAACCTTGATGCACGACGGCTTCGTGATGCGCTACCGCACCACCGAGTTCGACGACGGCTTGCCGCCCGGCGAAGGCACGTTCCTCGCGTGCAGTTTCTGGATGGTCGACAACCTCGCGCTGCAAGGCCGCGTTGCCGAGGCTCACGAGATGTACGAGCGGCTGCTCGCCCTCGCGAACGACGTCGGACTTCTGGCGGAGGAATACGACCCGGCGGCGCGGCGGCTCGTCGGTAATTTCCCTCAGGCGTTTTCGCACGTTGCGCTCGTGCACACCGGTTTAAACCTGATGAAACACGAGCAGGAAATGGCTAAAGCAACCGGCCAGCCGGCCCACGACGGCCAGCCGGCGGGCCTCACGCCCTCCGCGAGCGCGCCGGGCCAGGATCAGAGCCAGACCTCCGTCTGA
- a CDS encoding DUF3096 domain-containing protein yields the protein MNVTLSLGPLVSLIAGILILVMPRLLNFIVALYLIIIGLIGLFGVGSSHMHF from the coding sequence ATGAACGTCACACTCAGTCTGGGTCCACTCGTCTCGCTGATCGCCGGCATCCTGATCCTCGTGATGCCGCGTCTGCTCAACTTCATCGTCGCGCTGTACCTGATCATCATCGGCCTGATTGGTCTGTTCGGGGTCGGCAGTTCGCACATGCATTTCTGA
- a CDS encoding lactonase family protein yields MASIVATHAFAQTPAATPAPANGVYDLLIGTYTGGKSEGLYVYRFDAKTGDATPVSVAKTVNPSYLVVSGDRRYVYAVNEGPGDNGPATQRGGISAFRFDAPSGQLTFLNTVSSEGNDPCYLSLSPDGKYLLTANYSVAADPGGSFAVFPLQADGQVGTSVLTVHHEGGGPVKGRQDNSHVHSTVFSPDGHYLFTQDLGADKLYSYRYTPDGSRGLFGPTEVRYTDVKAGSGPRHLVFGADGRHAYLTSELAATVSVFDYNDGKLKLAQVVPLTEPGFKGQVGAAAIHLSPDGRFVYASNRGDANEIVIFAVDAANGHLKLVGRQSSLGKSPREFAIDPTGQWLIVGNQGSDTMYVFRRDQQTGLLEANPKRVDIGSPVDFKLVSPS; encoded by the coding sequence ATGGCTTCGATCGTTGCTACTCATGCGTTTGCTCAAACACCGGCCGCTACGCCGGCACCTGCCAACGGCGTCTATGACCTGCTGATCGGCACCTACACCGGCGGCAAGAGCGAAGGACTTTACGTCTATCGCTTCGACGCGAAAACCGGCGATGCGACGCCCGTGTCCGTCGCGAAAACGGTGAATCCGTCGTACCTCGTCGTGAGCGGCGATCGTCGCTATGTGTACGCGGTGAACGAAGGGCCCGGCGATAACGGCCCGGCAACGCAACGCGGCGGCATCAGCGCATTTCGCTTCGATGCGCCGAGCGGACAACTCACTTTTCTCAACACGGTTTCGTCCGAGGGTAACGATCCGTGCTATCTGAGCCTGTCGCCGGACGGCAAGTATCTGCTCACCGCGAACTACTCGGTGGCGGCCGATCCGGGCGGCAGCTTCGCTGTGTTCCCGCTGCAGGCGGACGGCCAGGTCGGTACGTCGGTGCTGACCGTGCATCACGAAGGCGGCGGGCCGGTGAAGGGGCGCCAGGACAATTCGCATGTGCACTCCACAGTGTTCTCGCCGGATGGCCATTATCTGTTCACCCAGGATCTCGGTGCGGACAAGCTGTATTCGTATCGCTATACGCCCGATGGCAGCCGCGGCCTGTTCGGTCCGACCGAGGTGCGCTACACCGATGTGAAGGCCGGTAGCGGTCCGCGTCATCTGGTGTTCGGCGCCGACGGACGCCACGCCTATCTGACGAGCGAACTTGCCGCCACCGTCAGCGTGTTCGATTACAACGACGGCAAGCTCAAGCTCGCGCAGGTCGTGCCGTTGACAGAGCCAGGCTTCAAGGGGCAGGTGGGGGCGGCGGCGATCCATCTGTCGCCGGACGGACGCTTTGTCTACGCGAGCAATCGCGGCGACGCGAACGAGATCGTCATCTTCGCGGTCGACGCCGCCAACGGCCATCTGAAACTGGTCGGGCGTCAGTCGAGTCTCGGCAAGTCGCCGCGCGAATTTGCGATCGATCCGACCGGACAATGGCTGATCGTCGGCAATCAGGGCAGCGATACGATGTATGTGTTCCGGCGCGATCAGCAGACCGGGTTGCTCGAAGCGAATCCGAAGCGTGTCGATATCGGCTCGCCGGTGGACTTCAAGCTGGTTTCGCCGTCGTGA
- a CDS encoding DNA translocase FtsK, translated as MSSMHTVVFGWFGASAVWFIPLFWRLIKAALPGGAGLRGPGTIRLWLGFVCVLVASCALEASVIDIDGVDRFGHALAGRFARLLGHIGTPLVMLALFLVSLPWLIGFRWSQVAHWADAAFGLGLSRGGKRDSDDARGRRGTDEGMAASYEVGSGSAGVNPMAPKTQGRYARPTVWRPPVTRLAKKTAASDGVSQAAPATVISPVLRSTAAGTGRRTSMPSAPGRPTPWAPAEPVAPAGWLGSETGTGGGVTRGLQSAAGSGSASAAGTVAAAGAISRVAKASGSAPSAVNNAAGPPVVRPRVPFAEAGSQAGRSGLSPAPAAPRTTPAPRPITPPRSVMRSTAPAAQPAVANRTPQYPSENQRRSQAPTLSRPVTPAPTAPRVTPPPSVQDTLRSIEENTASWATLAGTAHQHSGESQVPNEHSGAGGSVNGASAIAPETTATVTAAAAPVVTPVASPVATPAATPVTTPTTTPTTTPTTTPATSSGVLPAAIPTVTPATAATVTSAATLSVTPATTTAATATPVPSLDIPSAASPVLDRPHTSADVSAVLPTPPAASVAADHPVEPAATRSPFEVVPTTFVSSHTADASIPPWEIVATTEDTSPAASATHASPVVSGDATFAPDATPIKDDTPPPSNVVRFPGLAATRQLAADAFDPPAAAASPDEPAEESIDDPIDEPPRLASGASNASNAPQDEPTARAPLGHAPTSFEFHAPAASAVELPTLDLLARASTDVEPVSEERLAETGALIEQRLQEFKVPVTVVGASAGPVITRFEVEPALGVRGSQIVGLMKDLSRGLGLTSIRVVETIPGKTCMGLELPNAKRQTIRLSEILEADVYQHSHSMLTLAMGKDITGHPVVADLAKAPHMLVAGTTGSGKSVAINAMIVSLLYKAAPEDVRLIMIDPKMLELSVYEGIPHLLAPVVTDMKLAANALNWCVGEMEKRYRLMSAVGVRNLAGFNQKVRDADAAGKKLGNPFSLTPDAPEPLAKLPLIVVVIDELADLMMVAGKKIEELIARLAQKARAAGIHLILATQRPSVDVITGLIKANIPTRVAFQVSSKIDSRTILDQMGAESLLGQGDMLFLPPGTGYPQRVHGAFVADEEVHRIVEYLKQFGEPQYEEGILDGPASEGAAQDLFGDAPDAEADPLYDEAVAFVVRTRRASISSVQRQLRIGYNRAARLVEQMEAAGLVSSMGINGSREVLAPGPAE; from the coding sequence ATGTCTAGCATGCACACGGTAGTTTTCGGCTGGTTCGGCGCGTCGGCCGTCTGGTTCATTCCTCTGTTCTGGCGTCTCATTAAAGCCGCGTTGCCCGGCGGCGCCGGCCTGCGCGGCCCCGGCACGATCCGGCTATGGCTCGGCTTCGTCTGCGTACTGGTGGCAAGTTGCGCGCTGGAGGCGTCGGTTATCGATATCGACGGTGTCGACCGGTTCGGCCACGCGCTGGCGGGTCGCTTCGCGCGGCTGCTCGGACACATCGGTACGCCGCTTGTCATGCTGGCGCTGTTCCTCGTGAGCCTGCCGTGGCTGATCGGCTTTCGCTGGAGCCAGGTCGCGCACTGGGCCGATGCGGCGTTCGGGCTCGGTCTGTCGCGCGGGGGCAAACGCGATAGCGACGACGCGCGCGGACGGCGCGGTACCGACGAGGGTATGGCTGCTTCGTACGAGGTCGGTTCCGGCAGTGCGGGCGTGAATCCGATGGCGCCGAAAACGCAGGGGCGTTATGCACGACCGACTGTCTGGCGGCCGCCTGTCACGCGCCTCGCGAAGAAAACCGCGGCAAGCGATGGCGTGAGCCAGGCGGCGCCGGCTACCGTCATCTCGCCGGTACTGCGCAGTACCGCGGCCGGCACCGGTCGACGTACCTCCATGCCATCCGCGCCGGGTCGCCCCACGCCGTGGGCACCCGCGGAACCCGTCGCCCCCGCCGGCTGGCTCGGCAGTGAGACGGGCACGGGCGGTGGCGTAACGCGCGGATTGCAGTCGGCGGCCGGCAGCGGTAGCGCCAGTGCCGCGGGTACCGTGGCTGCGGCCGGTGCGATATCGCGCGTCGCCAAAGCGTCAGGCAGTGCGCCGTCGGCCGTGAATAATGCGGCAGGCCCCCCGGTTGTACGGCCCCGTGTGCCGTTCGCCGAAGCAGGATCGCAGGCGGGACGCAGTGGCCTCTCCCCTGCTCCTGCCGCGCCGCGCACTACACCGGCACCGCGCCCGATCACGCCGCCGCGCTCCGTCATGCGATCCACTGCGCCGGCCGCGCAACCGGCGGTTGCGAATCGCACACCGCAATATCCCAGCGAGAACCAGCGCAGGTCGCAAGCACCCACGCTTTCACGCCCCGTGACGCCGGCGCCCACCGCGCCGCGCGTCACCCCTCCGCCGAGCGTGCAGGACACACTGCGTAGTATCGAAGAGAACACTGCGAGCTGGGCTACGCTCGCGGGTACGGCTCATCAGCACTCCGGCGAATCGCAGGTGCCGAATGAACACAGTGGCGCGGGTGGATCGGTGAATGGTGCGTCTGCCATTGCGCCTGAGACGACGGCTACTGTGACGGCTGCGGCAGCGCCTGTCGTCACACCTGTTGCATCACCTGTCGCAACACCTGCTGCTACGCCTGTTACGACACCTACTACTACACCTACTACTACACCTACTACTACACCTGCGACATCCAGCGGAGTATTACCTGCCGCAATACCCACTGTTACGCCTGCGACAGCAGCCACCGTTACGTCTGCTGCAACACTCAGCGTCACACCGGCGACGACAACTGCGGCCACAGCAACGCCCGTACCTTCGCTGGACATTCCTTCCGCAGCATCGCCGGTGCTCGACCGCCCGCACACCTCCGCCGATGTCTCTGCCGTGTTGCCAACGCCGCCTGCCGCAAGCGTTGCAGCGGACCACCCGGTGGAACCGGCCGCAACTCGCAGCCCCTTCGAAGTCGTACCAACCACGTTTGTCTCATCGCATACCGCGGACGCTTCAATACCGCCGTGGGAAATCGTCGCAACAACGGAAGACACATCGCCCGCCGCATCGGCTACACATGCATCGCCTGTCGTATCTGGCGACGCGACGTTTGCACCTGACGCAACCCCGATCAAGGACGACACCCCACCGCCATCGAACGTAGTCCGCTTCCCGGGCCTCGCTGCCACACGCCAGCTCGCAGCCGATGCATTCGATCCACCGGCCGCCGCCGCATCGCCCGACGAGCCGGCCGAAGAATCAATCGACGATCCGATCGACGAACCCCCGCGTCTCGCATCGGGCGCATCAAACGCATCGAACGCACCACAAGACGAACCCACCGCACGCGCACCGCTCGGCCACGCACCGACCAGTTTCGAATTCCACGCACCGGCCGCATCGGCGGTCGAACTGCCGACGCTCGATCTGCTCGCGCGCGCCTCAACCGACGTCGAGCCCGTCTCCGAAGAGCGCCTCGCCGAAACCGGTGCGCTGATCGAGCAGCGTCTGCAGGAATTCAAGGTGCCGGTGACCGTAGTCGGCGCATCGGCGGGGCCGGTCATCACGCGCTTCGAAGTCGAACCGGCACTCGGTGTGCGCGGTAGCCAGATCGTCGGGTTGATGAAGGACCTGTCGCGCGGCCTCGGCCTCACGTCGATCCGCGTCGTCGAGACGATCCCCGGCAAGACCTGTATGGGCCTCGAACTGCCGAATGCGAAACGCCAGACCATCCGGCTCTCCGAAATTCTCGAAGCCGATGTCTATCAGCACTCGCACTCGATGCTCACGCTCGCGATGGGCAAGGACATCACCGGTCACCCGGTCGTTGCCGACCTCGCCAAAGCGCCGCACATGCTGGTGGCCGGCACCACCGGTTCGGGCAAATCCGTCGCGATCAACGCGATGATCGTCTCGTTGCTCTACAAGGCCGCGCCAGAAGACGTGCGCCTGATCATGATCGACCCGAAGATGCTCGAGCTCTCGGTGTACGAGGGCATCCCGCACCTGCTCGCGCCGGTCGTGACCGACATGAAGCTCGCCGCGAACGCGTTGAACTGGTGCGTCGGCGAAATGGAGAAGCGCTATCGGTTGATGTCGGCGGTTGGCGTGCGAAACCTCGCGGGGTTCAACCAGAAGGTGCGCGACGCCGACGCAGCGGGCAAGAAACTCGGCAACCCGTTTTCGCTCACGCCCGATGCGCCCGAACCGCTCGCAAAGCTACCGCTGATCGTCGTCGTGATCGACGAACTCGCCGACCTGATGATGGTCGCCGGCAAGAAGATTGAAGAATTGATCGCGCGGCTCGCGCAGAAAGCGCGCGCAGCCGGCATCCACCTGATACTCGCAACACAGCGTCCGTCGGTGGACGTGATCACCGGGTTGATTAAGGCGAATATCCCGACGCGCGTCGCGTTTCAGGTGTCGTCGAAGATCGACTCGCGCACGATTCTCGACCAGATGGGCGCGGAGTCGCTGCTCGGCCAGGGCGACATGCTGTTCCTGCCGCCAGGCACCGGTTATCCGCAGCGCGTGCACGGCGCGTTCGTCGCCGACGAAGAAGTGCACCGGATCGTCGAATATCTGAAGCAGTTCGGCGAGCCGCAATACGAAGAGGGCATTCTCGATGGCCCTGCGTCCGAAGGCGCGGCGCAGGATCTGTTCGGCGATGCCCCCGATGCCGAAGCCGATCCGCTCTACGACGAAGCGGTCGCGTTCGTCGTGCGCACGCGGCGTGCATCGATCTCGTCGGTGCAGCGGCAGTTGCGGATCGGTTATAACCGCGCGGCGCGGCTCGTCGAGCAGATGGAAGCGGCGGGGCTGGTGTCGTCGATGGGAATCAACGGTAGTCGCGAAGTGCTCGCGCCTGGCCCCGCAGAATAA
- a CDS encoding META domain-containing protein, giving the protein MPSTSSARRVVRFVAPLAALTVAVLLAACSMPVHTDASAAPPDPFNPAATQLLDDTAWHLSSWTDAGGTARNVPQAGGDAPITLTLSTATGQRRASGFSGCNRYMGTYGLKDGKLSFGMLAGTRKACQTAGGQLEPAYLDALEHIARTGVQMRTPQELQLTLENGDKLVFARSNP; this is encoded by the coding sequence ATGCCTTCAACGTCTTCTGCACGACGCGTTGTGCGTTTCGTTGCACCGCTCGCCGCGCTGACCGTTGCCGTGCTGCTCGCCGCGTGCTCGATGCCGGTTCACACCGATGCCTCCGCCGCGCCGCCCGATCCGTTCAACCCGGCGGCCACCCAGTTGCTCGACGACACCGCGTGGCACCTCAGTAGCTGGACCGATGCGGGCGGTACCGCCCGCAACGTCCCGCAAGCGGGCGGCGATGCGCCGATCACACTGACGCTTTCGACGGCAACCGGTCAACGACGCGCCAGCGGCTTCTCGGGTTGCAACCGCTACATGGGCACCTATGGGTTGAAGGACGGCAAGCTGTCGTTCGGGATGCTGGCCGGTACGCGCAAGGCGTGTCAAACGGCGGGCGGGCAACTGGAACCTGCCTATCTCGACGCGCTGGAACATATCGCGCGAACCGGCGTGCAGATGCGCACGCCGCAGGAACTCCAGTTGACGCTCGAGAACGGCGACAAACTGGTGTTTGCGCGCAGCAATCCGTGA
- the purT gene encoding formate-dependent phosphoribosylglycinamide formyltransferase yields MQIGQRIGTPLSASATRVMLLGAGELGKEVIIALQRLGIEVIAVDRYADAPGHQVAHRAHVIDMTDAAALRALVEAERPHLIVPEIEAIATDALAGIEADGLAEVIPTARATQLTMNREGIRRLAAEELGLPTSPYAFADSLDELRAGIAKVGYPCVVKPVMSSSGKGQSVLKSDADVEPAWQYALAGGRVNRGRVIVEGFIDFDYEITQLTVRAIDPANGETRTYFCDPIGHVQVAGDYVESWQPQPMSALALERSREVAHKVTAALGGRGLFGVELFVRGDDVWFSEVSPRPHDTGLVTLCTQRLSEFELHARAILGLPVDTSLRTPGASAVIYGGLDETAIAFEGVAQALALPDTDLRLFGKPESFAKRRMGVALATGASTDEARSRAKQAAAAVRPVSTGSAG; encoded by the coding sequence ATGCAGATCGGCCAACGGATCGGCACCCCGCTCTCGGCATCGGCGACGCGCGTCATGCTGCTCGGTGCCGGCGAACTCGGTAAGGAAGTGATCATCGCGTTGCAGCGGCTCGGCATCGAAGTGATCGCCGTCGACCGTTATGCCGATGCGCCGGGTCACCAGGTCGCGCATCGCGCGCACGTGATCGACATGACCGATGCTGCCGCACTGCGCGCGCTGGTCGAGGCAGAGCGCCCACACCTGATCGTTCCCGAGATCGAAGCGATCGCCACCGATGCGCTTGCCGGCATCGAAGCCGACGGTCTCGCGGAGGTGATTCCGACCGCGCGCGCCACTCAACTGACGATGAACCGCGAAGGCATCCGCCGCCTCGCCGCCGAAGAACTCGGCCTGCCTACTTCTCCTTACGCCTTTGCCGATTCGCTCGACGAATTGCGCGCCGGCATCGCGAAGGTCGGTTATCCGTGTGTCGTGAAACCGGTGATGTCGTCATCGGGCAAGGGGCAATCGGTATTGAAGAGCGATGCCGACGTCGAACCCGCCTGGCAGTACGCGCTGGCGGGCGGACGGGTGAATCGCGGCCGCGTGATTGTGGAAGGGTTTATCGATTTCGACTACGAAATCACGCAACTCACCGTGCGCGCGATCGATCCCGCGAATGGCGAGACACGCACGTATTTCTGCGATCCGATCGGTCATGTGCAGGTAGCCGGAGATTACGTCGAGTCGTGGCAACCGCAACCGATGAGCGCGCTCGCACTCGAACGTTCGCGCGAAGTTGCGCACAAGGTAACCGCTGCACTCGGCGGCCGTGGACTCTTCGGCGTGGAACTTTTCGTGCGTGGCGATGACGTATGGTTTTCGGAAGTGAGTCCGCGTCCGCACGATACGGGGCTCGTCACACTGTGCACGCAGCGTCTGTCGGAATTTGAACTGCACGCGCGGGCGATTCTGGGCTTGCCGGTCGATACGTCGTTACGGACACCGGGGGCATCGGCGGTGATTTACGGCGGCCTCGACGAAACCGCTATCGCATTCGAAGGCGTCGCGCAGGCGCTGGCGTTGCCCGATACGGACTTGCGGCTGTTCGGCAAACCGGAAAGTTTCGCGAAGCGCCGCATGGGCGTGGCGCTTGCTACGGGCGCGAGCACCGACGAAGCGCGGTCCCGCGCGAAGCAGGCGGCTGCGGCAGTGCGTCCGGTTTCCACGGGTTCCGCCGGCTGA
- a CDS encoding DUF6726 family protein: protein MTRRVRWGRRAALGTLCVALSGCGLAAAPCRIASAGLKIVPVVGHVAAAPTDACAGVIDP, encoded by the coding sequence ATGACACGACGTGTGCGATGGGGCAGACGGGCCGCGCTCGGCACGTTGTGCGTTGCGCTAAGCGGGTGCGGGCTGGCTGCTGCACCGTGCCGCATTGCATCGGCGGGGCTGAAGATCGTGCCGGTGGTCGGCCACGTCGCTGCCGCGCCGACCGATGCGTGTGCGGGCGTGATCGATCCTTGA
- a CDS encoding MliC family protein, whose amino-acid sequence MRTWLVAATGVLVLLSAGSAAWAAPQPLADIQPKQRQTQKYTCATGKILQVTYLNAANGQSFALVPVKGQTLLFVSTIAASGVKYQAGSYTWWTKGPRADLYDAMGGADAPPVMSDCVTMIR is encoded by the coding sequence ATGAGGACATGGCTGGTCGCAGCAACGGGCGTGCTGGTTCTGCTGTCGGCGGGTAGTGCGGCGTGGGCCGCGCCGCAGCCGCTCGCGGATATTCAGCCGAAACAACGCCAGACCCAGAAGTACACCTGTGCAACCGGCAAGATCCTGCAGGTCACCTACCTGAACGCCGCCAACGGACAAAGCTTCGCGCTTGTGCCGGTCAAAGGTCAGACGCTGCTGTTCGTCAGCACCATCGCTGCATCGGGCGTGAAATATCAGGCCGGCAGCTATACGTGGTGGACCAAGGGGCCGCGCGCCGATCTATACGATGCGATGGGCGGCGCCGATGCACCGCCTGTGATGTCCGACTGCGTCACCATGATCCGCTAG
- a CDS encoding acetolactate synthase large subunit, with the protein MKASDLFVKSLEAEGVEYIFGIPGEENLDLLESLRRSKIKLILTRHEQAAGFMAATYGRLTGRTGVCLSTLGPGATNFVTAAAYAQLGAMPMLMVTGQKPIKTSKQGHFQIVDVVRMMEPLTKYTRQIVSIGNIPALVREAFRQAEEERPGAAHLELPEDVADEEGDGKPIPKSYSRRPVAEEKAVANAVAAIAGAKHPLLMIGAGGNRKTTTKMLREFVDQIGIPFFTTQMGKGVIDESHPLWLGNATLSDGDFVHRAIDHADCIINVGHDVIEKPPFFMRSADTGDKTVIHVNFLGAEVDPVYFPQIEVVGDIANAVWQLKESLKDQERHWDFTRFTEIKQHFEEHLAKGQHDARFPMYPVRIVKDVYDTTPVDGIVCLDNGMYKIWFARYYRAHEPNSLLLDNALASMGAGLPSAIATKIVHPDRKVMAVCGDGGFMMNSQEVETAVRLKLDLVVLILRDDAFGMIRWKQENMNFPDYGMTLQNPDFVAYAESYGAHGHRIASADEFAPLLRDCFATPGVHVIDLPIDYSDNERVLNREIKRLSAQL; encoded by the coding sequence ATGAAAGCATCGGATCTATTCGTCAAATCGCTGGAAGCTGAAGGTGTCGAGTATATTTTCGGCATCCCCGGCGAAGAAAATCTCGACCTCCTCGAGTCGCTGCGGCGCTCGAAAATCAAGCTGATCCTCACGCGTCACGAACAGGCCGCTGGTTTCATGGCTGCGACCTACGGGCGTTTGACTGGCCGCACCGGCGTGTGCCTGTCGACCCTCGGCCCGGGCGCGACGAACTTCGTTACGGCAGCTGCCTATGCGCAGCTAGGCGCGATGCCGATGCTGATGGTCACCGGCCAGAAGCCGATCAAGACCAGCAAGCAAGGCCACTTCCAGATCGTCGATGTGGTGCGGATGATGGAGCCGCTTACCAAATACACGCGGCAGATCGTCTCGATCGGCAATATCCCGGCGCTCGTGCGCGAAGCGTTCCGCCAGGCCGAAGAAGAGCGACCGGGCGCGGCTCACCTCGAACTGCCCGAAGACGTGGCTGACGAAGAAGGCGACGGCAAGCCGATCCCGAAGAGCTATAGCCGTCGCCCGGTCGCCGAAGAAAAGGCGGTCGCGAATGCGGTCGCGGCGATCGCCGGCGCGAAGCATCCGCTCTTGATGATCGGCGCAGGCGGCAATCGCAAGACCACGACCAAGATGCTGCGCGAATTCGTCGACCAGATCGGTATTCCGTTCTTCACGACGCAGATGGGCAAGGGTGTAATCGACGAATCGCATCCGCTGTGGCTCGGCAATGCGACGCTGTCGGACGGCGACTTCGTGCATCGCGCGATCGATCACGCGGACTGCATCATCAACGTCGGCCACGACGTGATCGAAAAACCGCCGTTCTTCATGCGCAGCGCCGACACGGGCGACAAGACCGTGATCCACGTGAACTTTCTCGGCGCCGAAGTCGACCCCGTGTATTTCCCGCAGATCGAAGTGGTCGGCGATATTGCGAATGCGGTCTGGCAACTGAAGGAAAGTCTGAAAGATCAGGAGCGACACTGGGATTTCACGCGCTTCACCGAGATCAAGCAGCACTTCGAAGAGCATCTCGCGAAGGGCCAGCACGACGCACGGTTTCCGATGTACCCGGTGCGCATCGTCAAGGATGTGTACGACACGACACCGGTGGACGGCATCGTTTGTCTCGACAACGGCATGTACAAGATCTGGTTTGCGCGCTACTACCGCGCACATGAACCGAACTCGCTGCTGCTCGACAACGCGCTCGCTTCGATGGGCGCCGGTTTACCGTCGGCGATCGCGACGAAGATCGTCCATCCGGATCGCAAGGTGATGGCCGTGTGCGGCGACGGCGGCTTCATGATGAATTCGCAGGAAGTGGAAACGGCGGTGCGGCTCAAGCTCGATCTGGTCGTGCTGATTTTGCGCGACGACGCGTTCGGGATGATTCGCTGGAAGCAGGAGAACATGAATTTCCCCGACTACGGCATGACCTTGCAGAACCCCGATTTCGTGGCCTACGCGGAGAGTTACGGGGCGCACGGTCATCGCATTGCATCGGCGGACGAATTCGCGCCGCTGTTGCGCGACTGCTTCGCGACGCCGGGCGTGCATGTGATCGACCTGCCGATCGACTACTCGGACAACGAGCGTGTGCTGAACCGCGAGATCAAGCGGCTGAGCGCGCAGCTATAA